The Blautia luti nucleotide sequence TGTTTTTCTCCTGGGAAATTTCTGCAGCCTTCCACAGTTTCTTCTCAAATGCATTAGGACCACTGTGCAGATTATTGTCATTCTCATTCTGCGCAAGTGTCACCTCTTTTCCGTAAAGAGAGAATTTCGCTCCTGCAATACGGTTGCCGCTTCTTCCGATCACAGCACCAAAAAAGCATCCGTTTACTTCATAAGATTCCAGATCATCATATCCCAGAACCACATCTGTTAATTTTCCGTCTTTATCCGGCACGCATACCTTCACAAGAAGAGCACCGAAGTCCGTCACTTCTACGTATGCTCCGGATTTATTCTCCAGATGAAACATCTTCACCTGTTCTCCATCTGGCAGAACACCAAATTTTTTTTCAGAAACACCCATTGTCTTTTCCTCCCATTGTTCAGTTTTTGCTTTTCGTTTATTACGAAAAAAAGAGCCATTCACCGGCTCTGCATTTCCTGTTTTATTTAAGTCCCGAAATGTCGTTCCCTTCCCATTGACGCCTAGCCGCAGCCAGGTGGGTGTCCTCAACACTGCTTCTGCCTTCCGCTGCATAATGACGGCCTGACATCCGCAGTGCGATCTTGGAGTCCCGTTTAAGTCGATGTAGGTTCAAAAAAAGAAGGGGCCTCGAGCATTCCAGGATGTTTTACTTCTTTGACTGGTTTTATTATACTCTAGTATATTCTCTTTTTCAACATAAAATACGTATATTTTAATTTATTTTATTCCAAGAATATCCTTTACTGCTGCCGGCATATCCGGTGCGTCTACCACACGATCATGGAGAACCGGAGCTGTACGGATGGTTTCCACTGCCTGAGGAACCTTTACTCCGGACATTTCGCTGAGCTCATCTGCCAGAGCGAAATCATCTTTTCCTTCTGTAGATACGCCCAGTGCGTTCATGACGCTTGTAGTAAATTTATATGGGCTGGCTGTAGACGCTATGACAGCCGGTACATGATCCTCTGTATCTTTTACATATTTGGCATATACACCTGCAGCTACTGCTGTATGGGTATCGATTACATAATGGCTGTCTTTATAGATCTTTGCAATAGTCTCTGCAGTTTCTTCCTCTGTACAGTAATTGCCATAAAAATCAGACAGCTGTGCTTTCATTTCCTCAGTGATAGTATATTCACCACCTGTAGTCAGAGACTGCATCAGTTCTGCACATTTTGAGGCATCCCCGCCTGCGATACGATAGATCAGACGCTCCAGATTACTGGAGATCAGTATATCCATAGATGGTGATGTTGTAAGAATAAAATCACGCTTTCTGTCATAGGTTCCTGTACGGAAGAAATCATAAAGAACTTTATTATCGTTGGATGCACAGATTAATTTATGAATCGGAAGTCCCATCTGTTTTGCATAATAAGCTGCAAGGATATTTCCGAAGTTTCCGGTAGGTACTACAACATTGATCTCCTGTCCATCTTTAATCTTACCCTGACGTACGAGAGATGCATATGCATATACATAGTAAACAATCTGCGGTACCAGACGTCCGATATTAATAGAATTTGCAGATGAGAACTGATATCCTGCTGCATCCAGTTCTGCTTCCAGTTCTTTGTCATTAAACATCTTCTTTACTGCTGTCTGCGCATCATCGAAGTTTCCGGTAATTCCCACAACATAGGTGTTATTGCCTTTCTGAGTTACCATCTGCTTCTCCTGAATCGGGCTTACCCCATGCTTCGGGTAGAATACAATGATCTTAGTGCCCGGAACATCAGCAAATCCGGCCATGGCAGCTTTTCCTGTATCTCCGGAAGTTGCAGTAAGGATTACGATTTCATTCTTTACCTGATTCTTCTTAGCAGCAGTAGTCATCAGATGTGGAAGAATAGACAATGCCATAT carries:
- the thrC gene encoding threonine synthase, which translates into the protein MQVLYKSTRGKEETVTASMAILKGLSEDGGLFVPTEIPKLDVPMNELAKMSYQETAYEVMKRFLTDFTEDELKNCINNAYDDKFDTKEIAPLHEADGAYFLELYHGATIAFKDMALSILPHLMTTAAKKNQVKNEIVILTATSGDTGKAAMAGFADVPGTKIIVFYPKHGVSPIQEKQMVTQKGNNTYVVGITGNFDDAQTAVKKMFNDKELEAELDAAGYQFSSANSINIGRLVPQIVYYVYAYASLVRQGKIKDGQEINVVVPTGNFGNILAAYYAKQMGLPIHKLICASNDNKVLYDFFRTGTYDRKRDFILTTSPSMDILISSNLERLIYRIAGGDASKCAELMQSLTTGGEYTITEEMKAQLSDFYGNYCTEEETAETIAKIYKDSHYVIDTHTAVAAGVYAKYVKDTEDHVPAVIASTASPYKFTTSVMNALGVSTEGKDDFALADELSEMSGVKVPQAVETIRTAPVLHDRVVDAPDMPAAVKDILGIK